A region of Phytohabitans rumicis DNA encodes the following proteins:
- the paaZ gene encoding phenylacetic acid degradation bifunctional protein PaaZ: MGGRWRDGGGPARPLPDATTGETVALLPSTGPDPAAALAYARDVGGPALRALTFTQRAAILKALARHLAAQLDDLVALSTRTGATRRDTAVDVDGGIGTLAVYAGKGARELPDATVLLDGDAEPLGKGGTFAGQHVYTSRLGAAVQVNAFNFPVWGMLEKLAPAFLAGMPSVVKPASQTAYLTERVVRHIVESGLLPDGALSLWCAGPGGLLDTLTAQDTLSFTGSAATAFALRTHPVVAGRSVRFNAEADSLNCAILGPDVRAGDPEFTLYVDQLVTEMTVKAGQKCTAIRRAFVPAALAESVTDAVAARLAATVVGDPGRPDTLVGPLASLAQRDEVRAAAGRLARVAKLAFGDPDRVDVSGADAVRGAFLSPLLLRCDDADAAAPHEVEAFGPVCTLLPYSDVDGVVAAAARGGGSLAGSIVTHDPDVARRLVAGLASGHGRLLVLDRDDAAESTGHGIAMPQLLHGGPGRAGGGEELGGLRAVRHHMHRTAVQGHPDFLRSLAAT; the protein is encoded by the coding sequence TTGGGAGGGCGCTGGCGGGACGGTGGCGGGCCGGCCCGGCCGCTGCCCGACGCCACCACGGGCGAGACCGTGGCGCTGCTGCCCAGCACCGGCCCGGACCCGGCCGCCGCCCTGGCGTACGCCCGTGACGTGGGCGGGCCCGCGCTGCGCGCGCTGACGTTCACCCAGCGGGCCGCGATCCTCAAGGCGCTCGCCCGGCACCTAGCCGCCCAACTGGACGACCTCGTCGCGCTGAGCACCCGCACCGGGGCCACCCGCCGGGACACGGCCGTGGACGTCGACGGCGGCATCGGCACCCTGGCCGTGTACGCCGGCAAGGGCGCCCGCGAGCTGCCGGACGCGACCGTGCTGCTGGACGGGGACGCCGAGCCGCTGGGCAAGGGCGGCACCTTCGCCGGGCAGCACGTCTACACGTCCCGGCTGGGCGCGGCCGTCCAGGTCAACGCGTTCAACTTCCCGGTGTGGGGCATGCTGGAAAAGCTCGCGCCGGCCTTCCTCGCCGGCATGCCGTCGGTCGTCAAGCCGGCCAGCCAGACCGCGTACCTGACCGAGCGGGTCGTCCGCCACATCGTCGAGTCCGGCCTGCTACCCGACGGCGCGCTGTCGCTGTGGTGCGCCGGACCGGGCGGCCTCCTGGACACCCTGACCGCGCAGGACACGCTGAGCTTCACCGGGTCGGCGGCCACCGCGTTCGCCCTGCGCACCCATCCGGTCGTGGCCGGGCGGTCGGTGCGGTTCAACGCCGAGGCCGACTCGCTCAACTGCGCCATCCTCGGCCCCGACGTCCGCGCCGGCGACCCCGAGTTCACCCTGTACGTCGACCAGCTGGTCACCGAGATGACCGTCAAGGCCGGGCAGAAGTGCACGGCCATCCGGCGCGCGTTCGTGCCCGCCGCCCTCGCCGAGTCGGTCACCGACGCGGTCGCCGCCCGCCTCGCCGCGACCGTGGTCGGCGACCCGGGCCGGCCGGACACGCTCGTGGGACCGCTGGCCAGCCTCGCCCAGCGGGACGAGGTACGGGCCGCCGCCGGCCGGCTGGCCCGGGTCGCCAAGCTCGCCTTCGGCGACCCCGACCGGGTGGACGTGTCCGGCGCCGATGCGGTGCGCGGCGCGTTCCTGTCCCCGCTGCTGCTGCGCTGCGACGACGCCGACGCCGCCGCGCCGCACGAGGTCGAGGCGTTCGGTCCGGTGTGCACGCTCCTGCCGTACTCCGATGTGGACGGCGTCGTCGCGGCGGCGGCGCGTGGCGGCGGCAGCCTGGCCGGGTCGATCGTCACCCACGACCCCGACGTCGCCCGGCGGCTGGTCGCCGGGCTGGCGTCCGGGCACGGCCGGCTCCTGGTCCTGGACCGTGACGACGCCGCCGAGTCCACCGGCCACGGCATCGCCATGCCACAGCTGCTGCACGGTGGACCGGGCCGCGCCGGCGGCGGCGAGGAGCTCGGCGGCCTGCGCGCGGTGCGGCACCACATGCACCGCACAGCCGTCCAGGGCCATCCGGACTTCCTACGGAGCCTGGCCGCCACCTGA
- a CDS encoding cellulose binding domain-containing protein — MRAPRRRTTVAGALAAGMLAMGGFAVTTAVASAAVTGCRVDYRITNQWTGGFGADVAITNLGDPVTGWALTWTFAAGQSVTQAWNATVAQSGTAVTATNVSYNGAIATNGSVSFGFNGAWTSSNPVPAAFAVNGTPCTGTPNATPCPAPVTPTPGTPTPAPTTSAPQSRVTVWLAGDSTVANPASSGACPVGWGNQFASYFNSNVTVVNSAIGGRSIQTWLYDPNVTSTMNSAGECVVSPQTYSTRWQAMLNASTGMKAGDYLFIQFGINDGSTTCPRHVGSAKYRELLGVMASAAKARGAYPVFLTPAAAITCSGSTATGNRAS, encoded by the coding sequence ATGAGAGCACCGCGGCGGCGTACGACGGTGGCGGGCGCGCTCGCCGCGGGGATGTTGGCGATGGGCGGGTTCGCGGTGACGACGGCGGTCGCCAGCGCCGCCGTGACCGGTTGCCGGGTCGACTACCGGATCACGAACCAGTGGACCGGCGGGTTCGGTGCCGACGTGGCCATCACGAATCTCGGCGATCCCGTCACCGGCTGGGCGCTGACCTGGACGTTCGCGGCGGGACAGAGCGTCACGCAGGCGTGGAACGCGACCGTGGCGCAGAGCGGCACGGCGGTGACCGCGACGAACGTGAGCTACAACGGCGCGATCGCGACCAACGGCAGTGTGAGCTTCGGCTTCAACGGCGCCTGGACGAGCAGCAACCCGGTGCCGGCGGCGTTCGCCGTCAACGGCACGCCCTGCACCGGCACGCCGAACGCCACGCCGTGCCCGGCCCCGGTGACACCTACCCCGGGGACGCCTACCCCGGCGCCGACCACGAGCGCCCCGCAGAGCCGGGTGACCGTGTGGCTGGCGGGTGACTCGACGGTGGCCAACCCGGCGTCCAGCGGTGCGTGCCCGGTCGGCTGGGGCAACCAGTTCGCCTCGTACTTCAACAGCAACGTGACCGTGGTCAACAGCGCGATCGGCGGCCGCAGCATCCAGACCTGGCTGTACGACCCGAACGTGACCAGCACGATGAACTCGGCCGGCGAGTGCGTGGTGAGCCCACAGACGTACTCGACGCGTTGGCAGGCGATGCTCAACGCGTCGACCGGGATGAAGGCCGGCGACTACCTGTTCATCCAGTTCGGCATCAACGACGGCTCCACCACCTGCCCGCGGCACGTCGGCTCGGCGAAGTACCGGGAACTGCTCGGCGTGATGGCCAGCGCGGCCAAGGCCCGCGGCGCCTACCCGGTCTTCCTCACCCCGGCCGCGGCCATCACGTGCAGCGGCAGCACCGCCACCGGCAACCGGGCTTCCTGA
- a CDS encoding gamma carbonic anhydrase family protein: MAVYALGDLVPAIDPDAYVHPDAVVIGAVTLAAGASVWPAAVLRGDYGRIAIGPRTSVQDGTVVHTTAQWPTVVGARCVVGHNAHLEGCRVGDDCLIGSGAVVLNRATVEDGAAVGAAALVVEDAVVPSGHIALGVPARPRPAPDLATWVTEAVDLYADLAQRYRAELRRIG; the protein is encoded by the coding sequence ATGGCCGTCTACGCGCTCGGCGACCTCGTCCCCGCCATCGACCCGGACGCCTACGTGCACCCCGACGCGGTCGTCATCGGCGCGGTCACGCTCGCGGCCGGCGCGTCGGTGTGGCCGGCCGCGGTGCTGCGCGGCGACTACGGCCGCATCGCCATCGGGCCGCGCACGTCGGTGCAGGACGGGACGGTCGTGCACACCACCGCGCAGTGGCCGACCGTCGTCGGCGCCCGCTGCGTGGTCGGCCACAACGCCCACCTGGAGGGCTGCCGGGTCGGCGACGACTGCCTCATCGGCTCCGGCGCGGTCGTCCTCAACCGCGCCACCGTCGAGGACGGCGCCGCGGTGGGCGCGGCGGCGCTGGTGGTCGAGGACGCCGTCGTACCGTCCGGGCACATCGCCCTCGGCGTGCCGGCCCGCCCGCGGCCGGCCCCCGACCTCGCCACCTGGGTCACCGAGGCCGTCGACCTGTACGCCGACCTGGCCCAGCGGTACCGGGCCGAGCTGCGCCGCATCGGCTGA